The following are encoded in a window of Telmatobacter sp. DSM 110680 genomic DNA:
- a CDS encoding M24 family metallopeptidase: METAIMTKRINKSLVINGTTIVTEADWNEELNAKHERLVAWLGENKFGGVLIRRNENVAWLTGGAVELRVLTPCETGVASLLVTAEGKRYYFTTENEAPRLHDEEFGSLDFEAVLFPWYADNTATVAAELAGGPLGSDTPSSGTTPVNLFPLRASLSQTEIARYRWLGTETAAATVESLHEVEPGLSEYDLEALTAANLLRRGILPSVYLFAVDDRIYKYKHAVARGARLKKYGMLNLCSRKWGLAISITRFIHFGDVPAELIARFKSAAQVNAALLDATRVGATSAELFRVAQAAYSAEGFPGEEKFHHQGGPTGYGEREWVATPEGKESVVNNQAFAWNPSIRGGKAEDTVILRDRKIEWLTATRELPVINAEINGKIYPAAGVLVK; this comes from the coding sequence ATGGAGACAGCAATCATGACCAAGCGGATCAATAAGAGCCTGGTGATTAACGGAACCACGATCGTAACCGAAGCAGATTGGAACGAAGAACTGAACGCCAAGCACGAGAGACTCGTTGCATGGCTCGGCGAAAACAAATTCGGCGGCGTTCTGATCAGGCGTAATGAAAATGTAGCGTGGCTGACCGGCGGGGCAGTAGAACTTCGCGTTCTCACCCCCTGCGAGACGGGCGTTGCGTCGTTGCTGGTTACCGCCGAAGGAAAGCGCTACTACTTTACGACCGAGAACGAGGCTCCGCGTTTGCACGATGAGGAATTTGGCTCGCTCGATTTTGAGGCGGTGCTGTTTCCCTGGTACGCCGACAACACGGCTACTGTGGCCGCGGAGCTGGCCGGTGGCCCGCTCGGATCGGACACTCCATCATCGGGCACAACTCCAGTTAACCTGTTCCCGCTGCGAGCGTCGCTAAGCCAGACCGAAATCGCGCGTTATCGCTGGCTAGGGACAGAAACCGCGGCCGCTACAGTCGAGTCGCTGCACGAGGTGGAACCCGGCCTCAGCGAATACGATCTCGAAGCACTGACTGCAGCCAACTTGTTACGTCGCGGCATTCTCCCGTCGGTCTATCTTTTTGCGGTGGATGATCGGATCTATAAGTACAAACACGCAGTAGCGCGTGGCGCACGGCTGAAGAAGTACGGGATGCTGAATCTCTGTTCGCGCAAGTGGGGACTCGCCATTTCGATCACGCGTTTTATCCACTTCGGAGATGTGCCGGCCGAACTGATTGCGAGATTCAAGTCCGCCGCGCAGGTCAACGCCGCGCTGCTCGACGCCACCCGCGTCGGTGCGACCTCAGCTGAGTTATTTCGAGTGGCTCAGGCTGCGTACTCGGCGGAAGGTTTCCCCGGCGAGGAGAAGTTCCATCACCAAGGTGGACCAACTGGGTATGGAGAACGTGAGTGGGTCGCGACTCCTGAGGGTAAGGAGTCCGTTGTTAACAACCAGGCATTTGCATGGAACCCCAGCATCCGCGGAGGGAAGGCGGAAGATACGGTGATCCTGCGCGATCGCAAGATTGAATGGCTAACAGCCACGCGCGAGTTACCGGTTATCAATGCAGAGATAAATGGAAAGATCTATCCCGCTGCCGGTGTGTTGGTGAAATAA
- a CDS encoding sodium:solute symporter family protein has protein sequence MLASLPGLTTVGMPQSPAALLALAAPSLAHLSFLDVAIIAIYFVMVIWIGFYLKGQANTSEEFFMAGREMTAWIAGLSFVSANLGSLELMGWAGSAYQYGILAAHWYWVGAIPAMLFLGMVMMPFYYVCKTHSVPGYLKLRYGRGSSTVAAVSFAFMTVLMSGVNMFAMAEVMKIVLGWDLNFSIIVSSLAVAAYVALGGLRSAIFNEVLQFVLIWGGALLVPILGLVQTGGWSGFKARLAHNIATGVTPAGDYTHMWRSMGHFADNPMGIHWTGIVFGLGFAISFGYWTTDFLVVQRVLAANSLRSARLAPVIGSFFKMAVPFIVILPGLLGLVVLTNGDGSLMHLVGENVVAAHPGAGLHSYNEVLPLMMVKYLGPGLLGMGITALIAGFMSGMAGNVSAFTAIFTYDIYQPHIVKHARDEHYVLVGRVVTIVGVVISIGAAYLVMNAAGIMDYVQALFSFFISPLLGVVLLGMFWKRATKAGGFWGLLMGTSTSIGLWAWVYFNPAALKYVALSPDAKNMAENMYRALWSVTTAVAVNVIVSLFTEPRPLSELAGVVYGATPLPTEEPVPIYKNEWFWTVVAIVIFLGLNIYFW, from the coding sequence ATGCTCGCTTCACTTCCAGGTCTAACCACCGTTGGAATGCCACAATCGCCCGCGGCATTGCTTGCGCTTGCCGCGCCCTCTCTGGCACATCTGAGCTTCCTCGATGTCGCCATCATTGCGATTTATTTCGTAATGGTGATCTGGATCGGCTTCTATCTCAAAGGGCAGGCCAATACCAGCGAAGAATTTTTCATGGCCGGCCGAGAGATGACTGCATGGATCGCCGGGCTGAGTTTTGTATCGGCCAACCTCGGTTCACTGGAATTGATGGGCTGGGCGGGATCTGCATATCAGTACGGCATTCTTGCGGCGCACTGGTACTGGGTAGGCGCCATTCCTGCAATGCTTTTCCTCGGCATGGTGATGATGCCGTTCTACTACGTGTGCAAGACGCACTCGGTGCCGGGCTATTTGAAGCTGCGCTACGGTCGGGGCTCAAGTACAGTAGCCGCGGTCTCATTCGCTTTCATGACGGTGTTGATGAGCGGCGTGAACATGTTTGCCATGGCCGAAGTGATGAAGATCGTTCTTGGCTGGGATCTGAACTTCTCTATCATCGTCAGTTCACTTGCCGTTGCCGCCTACGTCGCGCTCGGTGGCCTGCGCTCGGCCATCTTCAATGAAGTACTGCAATTTGTGCTCATCTGGGGCGGCGCGCTGCTGGTGCCGATTCTCGGGCTGGTCCAGACCGGTGGCTGGTCCGGCTTCAAGGCACGGCTTGCGCACAACATCGCGACCGGCGTCACTCCCGCTGGAGACTATACTCACATGTGGCGCAGCATGGGGCACTTTGCCGACAACCCCATGGGCATCCATTGGACCGGCATCGTCTTCGGTCTCGGATTTGCAATTAGTTTCGGCTACTGGACCACAGACTTCCTTGTTGTTCAGCGTGTTCTCGCCGCCAACTCCTTGCGATCCGCGCGTCTGGCGCCCGTCATCGGCTCCTTCTTCAAAATGGCGGTCCCCTTCATCGTTATCCTTCCCGGCCTTCTCGGACTGGTCGTCCTCACCAACGGCGACGGCAGCCTAATGCACCTGGTGGGCGAAAACGTGGTCGCCGCGCACCCCGGCGCCGGCCTGCACAGCTATAACGAAGTTCTCCCGCTGATGATGGTGAAATACCTGGGACCGGGTTTGCTCGGCATGGGTATCACCGCACTCATCGCCGGGTTTATGAGCGGCATGGCGGGCAACGTGAGCGCCTTCACCGCTATCTTTACCTACGACATCTACCAGCCGCACATCGTCAAGCATGCCCGCGATGAGCACTATGTTCTTGTCGGACGCGTTGTGACCATTGTCGGCGTGGTGATCTCCATCGGCGCTGCGTACCTGGTCATGAATGCCGCCGGAATCATGGATTACGTTCAGGCGCTGTTTAGTTTTTTCATCTCGCCATTGCTCGGGGTCGTGCTGCTCGGCATGTTCTGGAAGCGCGCCACGAAGGCTGGCGGATTCTGGGGCCTGCTGATGGGCACTTCCACCTCCATCGGCTTATGGGCATGGGTCTACTTCAACCCCGCGGCGCTTAAGTACGTAGCCCTCTCGCCGGATGCCAAAAATATGGCTGAAAACATGTATCGCGCCCTCTGGTCCGTCACCACGGCGGTTGCTGTCAATGTCATCGTCAGCTTGTTTACGGAACCCAGGCCCCTTTCCGAGCTGGCGGGTGTGGTCTACGGCGCAACGCCACTGCCAACCGAAGAGCCTGTCCCCATTTACAAGAACGAATGGTTCTGGACAGTGGTTGCCATCGTCATCTTTTTGGGTCTCAACATCTACTTCTGGTAA
- a CDS encoding ankyrin repeat domain-containing protein, translating to MSAESPRPLPEHPNLRYLKDQAKAMLKAGQAVSLAEAQREIARLYGFASWAKLKSKVEEKNLDKAVIDLKQAIDSNDLERVKQLITQKPALHRAPIGYNKNGPLTWVAECRVPWEPPSRTRLAMAQWMIDNGSDVHQGGDGPLMRAALVDSRVPMMDLLVRNGADVNAEWNGDFPIILAPCETLEPASLQWLLDHGANPECARAGRKHPDSALDYVIGTYSRSKNLAQCIDILLKAGCSTRRNLPAVLEILRGRTDRLGELLEADSALANKRFEELDFGNSGSRRLTLRGGTLLHVAAEYGNVEAMKLLLERGAKVNARAELDESGVGGQTAIFHAASQFSDFGLPVVEFLVNHGADLSVSARLPGHYERPEEIVECTPLEYAQLFPGEENKTVAFLRRAQLAR from the coding sequence ATGTCCGCCGAATCCCCTCGTCCCCTTCCTGAGCATCCCAATCTCCGCTACTTGAAAGACCAGGCCAAAGCAATGCTGAAAGCCGGTCAGGCTGTATCTCTGGCAGAGGCGCAGCGGGAGATCGCCCGCCTCTATGGCTTCGCAAGCTGGGCAAAGCTGAAGTCCAAAGTCGAAGAGAAAAACCTCGACAAAGCCGTAATTGATTTGAAGCAAGCCATCGATAGCAATGATCTCGAACGCGTCAAGCAACTCATCACGCAGAAACCTGCGCTGCATCGCGCTCCCATCGGATACAACAAGAACGGACCGCTCACCTGGGTCGCTGAATGCCGCGTGCCCTGGGAGCCGCCTTCGCGCACAAGGCTCGCCATGGCGCAGTGGATGATCGACAACGGATCAGATGTGCATCAAGGCGGCGATGGACCACTCATGCGCGCAGCTCTCGTTGACTCTCGCGTTCCCATGATGGATCTTCTGGTCCGCAACGGCGCAGATGTAAATGCCGAGTGGAATGGCGACTTTCCGATCATTCTCGCGCCTTGCGAAACCCTTGAGCCGGCCTCCCTTCAATGGCTTTTGGATCACGGCGCCAATCCTGAATGTGCCAGAGCTGGCAGAAAACATCCCGATTCTGCGTTGGATTACGTAATAGGCACCTACTCCCGCTCTAAGAATTTGGCGCAGTGCATCGACATCCTGCTCAAAGCTGGTTGCTCAACTAGAAGAAACCTTCCGGCGGTTTTGGAAATCCTGAGAGGCCGCACCGACAGGCTTGGCGAACTTCTCGAAGCTGATTCTGCTCTTGCAAACAAACGATTTGAGGAACTCGATTTTGGCAACTCTGGATCTCGGCGTCTGACACTTCGGGGAGGAACGTTATTGCATGTCGCTGCCGAGTATGGAAATGTCGAAGCCATGAAGTTGCTCCTGGAACGGGGTGCGAAAGTTAATGCGCGCGCTGAACTTGACGAATCCGGTGTGGGCGGTCAGACGGCGATCTTCCACGCAGCCTCGCAGTTCTCCGATTTCGGGCTACCCGTTGTGGAATTCCTGGTGAATCATGGTGCGGATTTGTCGGTTTCGGCCCGGCTCCCGGGGCACTACGAGCGGCCGGAGGAGATCGTGGAATGCACCCCGCTCGAATATGCGCAACTCTTCCCCGGGGAGGAAAATAAGACTGTTGCGTTCCTTCGAAGGGCGCAGCTCGCCCGCTAG
- a CDS encoding pyridoxal phosphate-dependent aminotransferase has product MYPTVDPLAPNGISRRNFFRFAAGASALASLPILTEAHLAYAERPKFADPNKGIHIDANENPMGPCEAARSAMINIVPRGGRYLFNGEEELAEIFAKQEGLSPESVIPFAGSSEPLHYTVLAFTSKDRPLVVADPGYEAPMWAAKVSGAPIMKVPLADPKGAASHDIKAMLAASSNPGVIYICNPNNPTGTCTSPSDIEYAVANAPKDTIILIDEAYIHLCDAPRSINFVKEGKNVIVLRTFSKLYGMAGIRMGFAIGKPELLAKISQFGGMNSLPITAVAAAKASLLDADLVSTRKKIIADTRMQTIAWLKSEGYSTTPSESNCFMLDVKRPGKGVQAALGSKDMYVGRIWPAWPNSVRITVGTPDEMMAFRKAFTEVMASNTAGLVAPKLPGRLEQMPFTHMS; this is encoded by the coding sequence ATGTATCCGACCGTCGATCCTCTAGCTCCTAATGGAATTTCCCGTCGCAACTTCTTCCGCTTCGCCGCCGGAGCCTCCGCACTGGCCAGCCTCCCAATCCTGACCGAAGCGCACCTCGCGTATGCAGAGCGCCCCAAGTTTGCCGACCCCAATAAGGGCATTCACATCGATGCCAACGAGAATCCGATGGGACCATGTGAAGCCGCGCGTAGTGCCATGATCAACATCGTTCCCCGTGGCGGCCGCTATCTCTTCAACGGCGAAGAAGAGCTTGCCGAGATATTCGCCAAGCAGGAAGGACTGAGCCCTGAATCAGTGATTCCGTTTGCAGGTTCAAGCGAGCCACTGCACTACACGGTATTGGCCTTCACCAGCAAGGACCGGCCCCTGGTAGTTGCCGATCCCGGCTACGAAGCGCCGATGTGGGCCGCCAAGGTCAGTGGTGCGCCGATTATGAAGGTGCCGCTTGCCGATCCGAAGGGTGCTGCATCGCACGACATCAAGGCGATGCTTGCAGCCTCGTCGAATCCTGGTGTGATTTATATCTGCAACCCAAACAATCCGACCGGCACCTGCACGTCACCCAGCGATATCGAATACGCCGTGGCAAACGCGCCTAAAGACACGATTATCCTGATCGACGAGGCGTACATCCACCTGTGCGATGCTCCGCGCTCGATCAACTTCGTGAAGGAAGGCAAGAACGTCATCGTTCTGCGCACATTCTCCAAGCTGTACGGCATGGCGGGAATTCGCATGGGCTTTGCGATCGGCAAGCCGGAACTCCTGGCCAAGATCAGCCAGTTTGGCGGCATGAACTCGCTGCCGATAACCGCGGTGGCTGCGGCAAAAGCAAGCCTCCTCGATGCAGATCTCGTTTCGACACGCAAAAAGATCATTGCCGATACTCGCATGCAGACCATTGCATGGCTGAAGAGTGAGGGATACTCGACAACGCCTTCAGAGAGCAACTGCTTCATGCTCGATGTGAAGCGTCCGGGCAAGGGCGTGCAGGCTGCGCTTGGTTCGAAGGACATGTATGTGGGCCGCATCTGGCCTGCATGGCCGAACAGCGTGCGCATCACCGTTGGTACGCCGGATGAGATGATGGCCTTCCGAAAAGCGTTTACCGAGGTAATGGCTAGCAACACGGCGGGACTGGTTGCTCCTAAACTGCCGGGCAGACTAGAACAGATGCCGTTCACGCATATGTCGTAG
- a CDS encoding L-fucose/L-arabinose isomerase family protein yields MAAERKMTFGVIVGNRGFFPDHLAKTGREEIISVLEAAGARAIVLGPEQSKYGAVETYTEAQHCAELFKKHAEEIDGIILTLPNFGEERGIVDAIRLSGLKVPVLVQATPDRSEAMTIATRRDSFCGKMSACNNMMQYGINYSLTTLHTEALTSAEFKADLEWFSAVCRIVKGLKNLRIGAIGARPTAFNTVRYSERIFETNGITIETIDLSEIFGRINRMKDNDDAAQGKLAAIKKYVTTSGIPDEALMKMAKLGAVIDGWMLQSHITISAVQCWTSMEEFFGVVPCTIMSMMSNDLIPSACEVDVPGTLSMYMMALASGTPSALLDWNNNYGSHPDKCVCFHCSNLPKHFFKDVKMDYQEIIAGTVGKLNTFGTCVGRVKAGAMSFARYSTDDRRGIVRGYTGAGRFTDDPLETFGGAGVAEIPQLQKLLKYICREGFEHHVAANFSDVSKSVHEAARYLGWESHYHPNLED; encoded by the coding sequence ATGGCAGCAGAAAGAAAAATGACATTTGGAGTCATTGTTGGAAACCGGGGCTTCTTCCCCGATCATCTGGCCAAGACTGGACGCGAAGAAATTATCTCAGTGCTTGAGGCAGCGGGCGCACGCGCGATCGTTCTGGGGCCCGAACAATCAAAATATGGCGCAGTGGAAACCTACACCGAGGCGCAGCATTGCGCAGAGTTGTTCAAGAAGCACGCTGAAGAGATAGACGGCATCATATTAACGCTGCCAAATTTCGGCGAGGAACGCGGTATTGTCGATGCGATTCGCCTCTCGGGTCTCAAAGTTCCGGTGCTGGTGCAGGCCACGCCCGATCGCTCCGAAGCCATGACCATCGCGACCCGTCGCGACAGCTTTTGCGGCAAGATGTCGGCCTGCAACAACATGATGCAATACGGCATCAACTACTCACTGACCACGCTGCACACCGAAGCGTTGACATCGGCGGAGTTCAAGGCCGACCTTGAGTGGTTCTCGGCAGTCTGCCGCATTGTGAAGGGCCTCAAGAATCTTCGCATCGGCGCTATCGGCGCGCGGCCCACGGCATTCAACACGGTCCGCTACTCCGAGCGCATCTTTGAAACCAACGGCATCACCATTGAGACCATCGATCTTTCGGAGATCTTCGGCCGCATCAATCGGATGAAGGACAACGATGATGCCGCGCAAGGCAAGCTCGCTGCGATCAAGAAATATGTGACGACATCCGGTATTCCGGACGAAGCATTGATGAAGATGGCGAAGCTAGGCGCGGTGATCGACGGATGGATGTTGCAGTCGCACATCACCATCAGCGCCGTGCAATGCTGGACATCGATGGAAGAGTTTTTCGGCGTCGTCCCATGCACCATCATGAGCATGATGTCCAACGATCTGATTCCGTCTGCATGTGAAGTTGACGTGCCGGGTACGCTGAGCATGTACATGATGGCACTCGCCTCGGGCACACCGTCTGCGCTACTTGACTGGAACAATAACTACGGCAGTCATCCCGACAAGTGCGTCTGTTTCCACTGCTCCAACCTGCCCAAACACTTCTTCAAAGATGTGAAGATGGACTACCAGGAAATCATCGCCGGGACGGTTGGAAAACTGAATACCTTTGGCACCTGCGTTGGCCGCGTGAAGGCGGGCGCGATGAGCTTCGCGCGCTACTCCACCGATGATCGCCGCGGAATCGTTCGCGGATACACCGGTGCTGGTCGATTTACTGACGATCCGCTTGAAACCTTCGGCGGCGCGGGTGTGGCCGAGATTCCGCAACTGCAAAAGCTGTTGAAGTACATCTGCCGCGAAGGCTTCGAGCATCACGTAGCTGCCAACTTCAGCGATGTGTCGAAGTCCGTGCACGAGGCCGCTCGTTACCTGGGATGGGAAAGCCACTATCACCCTAACCTTGAGGACTGA
- a CDS encoding TonB-dependent receptor: MVYRRTRSVLGAILLAAALVVALPVNSLAQTFRGGITGTVTDQSGAVVSGAQITAVDNATNTAYKALSSSAGEFVFSNMPVSTYTVTVLASGFEKLKIDKVPVTAASVYTLPTKLSIASHGETVEVTADALSLDTVTDTQSTALPEEVVQSLPNSGRDFTQMLAQTTGFAGLSTGGGAGVASVNGTRSNSVNWQIEGTDNNDLWWSIPAVNQGGVSSIAGVILPVDAIENFSFETAGSTELGHNSGGTANLTIKSGTNTLHGTAYYFNHNEFFQHSNPFTDSTTKTRNQHYGFSVGGPIWKDRTFFFVGGEHQAFLIGAESKATEPSSAYQQSALAFLNAWGIPENPVAVNLLNGNGSLKGLWPTNALTGAAQTDNYTATGNLTGHSFNGIIKLDEALSDKDHISASWFVGQGTQTAPTSSALAPYFENAPIHVQNYSLVYNRVLTNAMTNQLSAGVSYFNQVFSDANIGFNPVGLGLDTGVTDPALAGAPHLIIGPSAASVGLTAGGSGFDPLGPTAPSGRNDITGHLDDSFAWTKGAHQLRFGGELRQAQVDDFYQTGQRGTIYFDGSQGPWATLQGGAPSQACAALATTTPSSSTINALPTDPNDYFLADFLAGCFDPTTSSIVLGNPKRQVFVNTFALSAQDSWQVTKRLSFNYGVRYDYEGPVHSNLKDLSIFDPNSSTGLAVAGQNVANIYQKFWGGASPRAGFAFQLDPKTVVRGGFGLYYDSIYMKSVLQNNGTQNIAVFGPGLNPAGSSQVAQSSGNPVVVAPNTPLFPTLNDALAQQAGSLVKISTFDKNFRPGYVESFDFNMQHSFTPSLVWQLGYVGTKGTHLLGMQDINPGALGSLDTPVAYNDPICTPEYSGATPSTPGNDLQCSRPYFSKFPNFSVIDEARSNLGSIYNSMQTSLRSLNFHGLTSQLAYTWSHALDYETGLLPYVAQNPLDESAERGNSDFDVRNTLTGYANYVVPKFAGPERLTKGWEINSGFSFHGGTPYTVTSSSNPSNNGESADRAVQVVTNPNHYDHSIVNGTVQWFAPGSFVDAPTNTYSPTRRGQNYNPGYSAVDVAFMKNTPIVERVSTQFRVDVFNIFNRTNIAPVGFPSTGEGGTIGSTLGPYLGNPGIGPGEPLNAQFALKILF, from the coding sequence ATGGTTTATCGACGTACTCGGAGTGTACTCGGAGCAATTCTCCTGGCGGCTGCTCTTGTAGTCGCCTTGCCAGTCAACAGTCTTGCCCAAACATTCCGCGGCGGCATCACCGGAACTGTGACCGACCAATCGGGCGCAGTTGTTTCCGGAGCCCAGATCACCGCGGTAGATAACGCTACGAATACAGCGTACAAAGCGCTCAGTTCCAGTGCCGGTGAATTCGTTTTCAGCAACATGCCGGTGAGCACTTACACCGTGACCGTCCTCGCATCTGGATTCGAGAAACTCAAAATCGATAAGGTTCCGGTCACCGCTGCATCGGTCTACACACTGCCCACCAAACTCAGCATTGCCAGTCACGGTGAAACTGTCGAAGTCACCGCCGACGCTTTGAGCCTTGATACCGTCACCGATACCCAGTCCACGGCTCTTCCTGAGGAAGTCGTGCAGTCACTTCCCAATAGCGGCCGCGACTTTACCCAGATGCTTGCGCAGACCACGGGATTTGCCGGTCTCTCGACCGGTGGCGGTGCGGGTGTGGCGAGCGTCAATGGCACCCGATCAAACTCCGTTAACTGGCAAATTGAAGGCACAGACAACAACGATCTCTGGTGGAGCATTCCAGCCGTCAACCAAGGCGGCGTCTCCTCAATCGCCGGCGTAATTCTGCCAGTCGATGCCATTGAGAATTTCTCATTTGAAACGGCTGGGTCTACCGAACTCGGACATAACTCCGGTGGCACCGCCAACCTCACAATCAAGTCCGGCACCAACACCCTTCACGGAACCGCCTACTATTTCAACCACAACGAATTCTTTCAGCATTCCAACCCGTTCACGGATTCAACGACCAAGACTCGCAACCAGCATTACGGTTTCTCCGTTGGCGGCCCTATCTGGAAAGACAGAACCTTCTTCTTCGTCGGCGGTGAACATCAGGCCTTTCTGATCGGTGCCGAAAGCAAGGCCACAGAGCCTTCAAGTGCCTATCAGCAATCGGCCTTGGCCTTCCTCAATGCGTGGGGAATCCCCGAAAACCCAGTCGCTGTGAACCTGTTGAATGGCAATGGCTCACTCAAGGGTCTCTGGCCCACCAATGCTCTCACCGGCGCAGCCCAGACTGATAACTACACCGCGACCGGAAACCTTACCGGACACAGCTTCAACGGCATCATCAAACTCGATGAGGCACTGAGCGACAAGGATCACATCTCCGCCTCATGGTTTGTTGGCCAGGGAACGCAGACAGCGCCAACCTCTTCGGCTCTGGCGCCCTACTTTGAGAACGCGCCCATCCATGTGCAGAACTACTCGCTGGTCTACAATCGCGTCCTCACCAACGCGATGACCAACCAACTCTCTGCCGGCGTCAGCTACTTCAATCAGGTTTTTTCCGACGCCAACATCGGCTTCAATCCGGTTGGACTCGGCCTCGACACCGGGGTCACCGATCCCGCGCTTGCTGGAGCTCCGCACCTCATCATCGGACCATCCGCGGCTAGCGTTGGCCTTACCGCCGGCGGCAGCGGATTCGACCCTCTTGGCCCCACCGCTCCTTCCGGGCGCAATGACATCACCGGACACCTCGATGACAGCTTTGCATGGACCAAAGGTGCGCACCAACTCAGGTTCGGTGGCGAACTTCGCCAGGCACAAGTGGACGACTTTTATCAGACCGGCCAGCGCGGCACAATCTACTTCGACGGTTCGCAGGGCCCCTGGGCTACTCTTCAGGGTGGCGCTCCTTCCCAGGCCTGTGCGGCGTTGGCAACCACCACACCCAGCAGCAGCACGATCAATGCTTTGCCGACAGATCCCAACGACTACTTCCTCGCTGACTTCCTTGCCGGATGCTTCGATCCCACAACTTCTTCGATCGTGCTCGGCAATCCTAAGCGGCAAGTCTTCGTAAACACCTTCGCCCTGTCTGCGCAGGATTCCTGGCAGGTCACCAAGCGGCTCTCGTTTAATTACGGCGTTCGCTATGACTATGAAGGACCAGTTCACTCCAACCTCAAAGATCTCTCGATTTTTGATCCAAATTCCAGCACCGGGCTCGCAGTCGCCGGGCAGAACGTTGCGAATATCTATCAGAAGTTCTGGGGTGGCGCCAGCCCGCGTGCCGGTTTCGCATTCCAGCTTGATCCCAAGACCGTTGTGCGCGGCGGCTTCGGGCTGTACTACGACTCGATCTATATGAAGTCCGTATTGCAGAACAACGGCACACAGAACATCGCCGTCTTCGGACCCGGTCTTAACCCGGCCGGAAGTTCACAGGTAGCACAGTCGTCCGGCAACCCGGTTGTGGTTGCTCCCAACACGCCGCTCTTCCCCACGCTTAACGATGCTCTCGCCCAACAGGCCGGAAGTCTCGTGAAGATTTCCACCTTCGACAAGAACTTCCGCCCCGGCTATGTTGAATCCTTTGACTTCAACATGCAGCACAGCTTCACGCCGTCGCTGGTGTGGCAGCTTGGCTACGTGGGCACCAAAGGCACTCACCTTCTCGGCATGCAGGACATCAATCCCGGCGCTCTCGGGTCGTTGGATACTCCGGTTGCGTATAACGATCCAATCTGCACGCCGGAATACAGTGGTGCGACCCCAAGCACGCCCGGTAATGATCTGCAGTGCTCGCGTCCCTACTTCAGCAAGTTCCCCAACTTCTCGGTCATTGATGAAGCGCGAAGTAACCTTGGTTCCATTTACAACTCGATGCAAACGTCGTTGCGTTCACTCAACTTCCATGGTCTGACTTCGCAGCTCGCATATACCTGGAGCCACGCACTCGACTATGAAACCGGGTTGTTGCCCTATGTGGCGCAGAATCCCCTGGACGAAAGCGCGGAACGCGGCAACTCGGACTTCGACGTTCGCAACACGCTCACCGGCTATGCCAATTACGTCGTTCCGAAGTTTGCCGGGCCAGAACGCTTAACCAAAGGCTGGGAGATCAACTCGGGATTCTCCTTCCACGGCGGAACACCTTACACCGTGACCTCGTCGAGCAATCCGAGCAACAACGGAGAGAGTGCGGATCGTGCAGTTCAAGTGGTAACAAATCCAAATCATTACGATCATTCCATCGTCAACGGAACTGTCCAATGGTTCGCTCCCGGCTCATTCGTTGATGCTCCCACCAACACCTACTCACCCACTCGTCGGGGTCAGAATTACAACCCCGGCTACTCTGCGGTCGACGTCGCGTTCATGAAGAACACCCCCATCGTCGAACGCGTTTCCACGCAGTTCCGAGTAGACGTGTTCAACATCTTCAACCGCACAAATATTGCGCCCGTCGGCTTTCCTTCCACCGGAGAGGGCGGCACCATCGGTTCAACGCTCGGACCGTATCTCGGCAACCCCGGCATTGGCCCCGGCGAACCTCTCAACGCACAATTTGCACTGAAGATACTCTTCTAG